One part of the Schistocerca piceifrons isolate TAMUIC-IGC-003096 chromosome 2, iqSchPice1.1, whole genome shotgun sequence genome encodes these proteins:
- the LOC124777848 gene encoding suppressor of hairless protein has translation MPHQFGLPTMAHSMQTPPSPPNFFERFSSMLYRPDEQRLTREAMERYLRERSDMVIVILHAKVAQKSYGNEKRFFCPPPCIYLFGEGWRMRQEQMLREGETEQAAQLCAFIGIGNSDQDMQQLDLNNGKQYCAAKTLYISDSDKRKHFMLSVKMFYGNGHDIGVFHSKRIKVISKPSKKKQSLKNADLCIASGTKVALFNRLRSQTVSTRYLHVENGNFHASSTQWGAFTIHLLDDNESESEEFAVRDGYVHYGSTVKLVCSVTGMALPRLIIRKVDKQMALLEADDPVSQLHKCAFYMKDTERMYLCLSQERIIQFQATPCPKEPNKEMINDGACWTIISTDKAEYQFFEGMGPVRAPVTPVPVVHSLHLNGGGDVAMLELTGENFTPNLQVWFGDVEAETMYRCQESMLCVVPEISSFRGEWLWVRQPTQVPVSLVRNDGIIYATGLTFTYTPEPGPRPHCPPAEDIMRSGQTSRMPALPDMAWGHHPPPQGGL, from the coding sequence ATGCCTCACCAGTTTGGACTCCCCACTATGGCGCATAGTATGCAAACTCCACCTTCACCACCAAATTTCTTTGAAAGGTTCAGTTCCATGTTGTACAGACCAGATGAGCAGAGACTTACTAGGGAGGCGATGGAAAGGTATTTGAGGGAGAGAAGTGATATGGTGATCGTGATACTTCATGCCAAAGTAGCCCAGAAATCTTATGGAAATGAGAAACGCTTTTTCTGTCCACCTCCCTGTATATACCTTTTTGGTGAAGGGTGGAGGATGCGCCAGGAGCAAATGCTGAGAGAGGGAGAAACAGAACAAGCAGCTCAACTTTGTGCATTTATTGGTATTGGAAACTCTGATCAAGATATGCAGCAGCTGGACTTGAACAATGGTAAGCAGTATTGTGCTGCAAAAACATTGTACATTTCAGATTCAGATAAACGTAAACACTTCATGCTCTCTGTGAAAATGTTCTATGGAAACGGCCATGACATAGGCGTTTTTCATAGCAAAAGAATCAAAGTGATATCAAAACCATCGAAAAAGAAGCAGTCTCTGAAGAACGCTGATCTGTGCATAGCTAGTGGTACCAAAGTGGCTCTCTTCAATAGACTTCGCTCTCAGACTGTAAGCACAAGATACCTTCATGTCGAAAATGGCAACTTTCATGCAAGTTCAACACAGTGGGGAGCATTTACAATTCACCTGCTGGACGACAACGAATCAGAGTCAGAGGAATTCGCAGTTCGTGATGGTTATGTGCACTACGGAAGTACAGTGAAACTTGTTTgcagtgtcacaggtatggctctTCCACGCCTCATAATACGCAAAGTTGATAAACAGATGGCACTCTTAGAAGCAGATGATCCAGTGTCTCAGCTGCACAAATGTGCTTTTTATATGAAAGATACTGAAAGAATGTACTTGTGTTTGTCACAGGAACGAATTATACAGTTTCAAGCAACACCTTGCCCAAAGGAACCAAATAAGGAAATGATAAATGATGGTGCATGTTGGACTATTATTAGTACTGATAAAGCAGAGTATCAGTTTTTTGAAGGCATGGGACCAGTTCGTGCTCCAGTGACTCCAGTTCCAGTCGTTCATAGCTTGCATTTGAATGGAGGAGGTGATGTCGCAATGCTCGAACTTACTGGTGAAAATTTCACACCTAACCTACAAGTGTGGTTTGGAGATGTGGAAGCTGAAACAATGTATAGGTGCCAGGAGAGTATGTTATGTGTAGTGCCCGAAATCTCGTCATTCAGAGGGGAGTGGTTGTGGGTGCGTCAGCCGACACAAGTACCCGTTTCTTTGGTAAGAAATGATGGGATTATTTATGCGACGGGCTTGACGTTCACCTATACCCCAGAGCCCGGCCCGAGACCGCATTGTCCACCGGCAGAAGACATTATGCGAAGTGGCCAAACCAGTCGAATGCCAGCATTGCCCGATATGGCTTGGGGTCACCATCCTCCTCCTCAAGGAGGACTGTGA